One stretch of bacterium DNA includes these proteins:
- a CDS encoding cytochrome ubiquinol oxidase subunit I: protein MEAFLLSRLQFALTIGFHYIFPPLSIGLGILLVLMEARYIKTKDALYLDMTKFWARIFGLIFALGVASGIVMEFKFGTNWSIYSRFVGDVFGSALAAEGIFAFFLESGFLAILLFGWNRVKPKVHFFATCMVALGAHLSAVWIIVANSWQQTPAGHHIVQAGGVARAEIVDFWKLVFNPSTLDRLSHTLAGAWQAGAFFVLSVAAYYVLRKKHDRFSAAALKLALPIAVISSLLQLFTGHQSAQGVAEIQPAKLAAFEGHYEPYAPADMYLFGWVDEKEEKVRFGIKIPGLLSWMVHGSCSSPVTGLKAFSPQDRPPVNIVFQTYHLMVIIGMVLIALSLVAFFFHLRGTLRTKNWLLWMLVFSVLGPQAANQLGWASAEIGRQPWIVYQLLRTSDAWSPNVSTDELYFSLLLFSIIYALLLALFLYLLNDKIQKGPENAHSLEGHRA, encoded by the coding sequence ATGGAAGCATTTCTTTTATCGCGGCTGCAATTCGCTCTTACCATTGGTTTTCACTATATCTTTCCTCCCCTGAGCATTGGCCTTGGAATTCTGCTGGTGCTCATGGAAGCCCGGTACATCAAAACCAAGGACGCGCTCTATCTCGACATGACCAAATTCTGGGCGCGGATTTTTGGATTGATCTTCGCCCTGGGCGTAGCCAGCGGCATTGTCATGGAGTTTAAGTTCGGCACCAACTGGTCGATCTACTCTCGTTTTGTCGGCGATGTGTTCGGCAGCGCTCTGGCGGCCGAGGGTATTTTTGCCTTTTTTCTCGAGTCGGGATTTCTCGCCATCCTGCTTTTCGGCTGGAATCGAGTAAAACCGAAAGTGCATTTCTTCGCCACCTGTATGGTGGCGCTGGGCGCGCACTTGAGCGCTGTCTGGATCATTGTCGCCAATTCATGGCAACAGACGCCGGCCGGCCACCACATCGTCCAAGCCGGCGGTGTCGCGCGCGCAGAGATCGTTGATTTCTGGAAGCTGGTCTTCAATCCCTCCACCCTGGATCGTCTCAGTCACACGCTGGCCGGCGCATGGCAAGCCGGCGCTTTTTTTGTGCTGAGCGTGGCCGCCTATTATGTACTGCGGAAAAAGCACGATCGCTTCAGCGCCGCGGCACTGAAACTCGCCCTGCCCATCGCCGTGATCTCCTCGCTGCTGCAGCTGTTCACCGGCCACCAAAGCGCCCAAGGAGTGGCGGAAATACAACCGGCGAAACTGGCGGCTTTTGAAGGCCACTATGAACCCTACGCTCCGGCGGACATGTATCTGTTCGGTTGGGTGGATGAAAAAGAAGAAAAAGTGCGCTTCGGCATCAAGATTCCGGGCCTACTCAGCTGGATGGTCCACGGCAGTTGCTCGTCGCCGGTGACGGGACTGAAGGCGTTTTCGCCGCAGGACCGCCCGCCGGTGAACATCGTGTTCCAGACCTATCACTTGATGGTGATCATCGGCATGGTGCTGATCGCCCTGTCCTTGGTTGCGTTTTTCTTTCACCTTCGCGGAACCCTGCGCACGAAAAATTGGTTGCTGTGGATGCTGGTGTTCAGCGTGCTAGGACCCCAGGCGGCCAATCAGTTGGGATGGGCGTCGGCGGAGATCGGCCGCCAGCCTTGGATCGTCTATCAGCTGCTGAGAACCAGCGACGCCTGGTCGCCCAACGTCTCGACCGACGAACTCTATTTTTCTCTGCTGCTGTTTTCCATCATCTATGCACTGCTGCTCGCGCTCTTTCTTTATCTGCTTAACGATAAAATCCAAAAAGGACCCGAAAACGCACACAGCCTGGAGGGACACCGCGCATGA
- the cydB gene encoding cytochrome d ubiquinol oxidase subunit II has translation MNGALDLNTVWFFLVGALFAGYAILDGFDLGVGGLHLLTRGDEHRRILINAIAPIWDGNEVWLVTGGGALFAAFPNVYATVFSGFYIAFMLLLFCLIFRAVSIEFRSKRPMTWWRTFWDISFSVSSLLAALLIGVALGNIAWGIPLDSEGAFHGSFWSLLHPYALLVGVCTVALFLMHGSIFLMMKTEGPLQEQIRLWTKPTIIAFIGCYLALALSTFLMVPHLTEAFLSRPLLYLVALINLLAIINIPREMKRGRTLRAFFSSATALLTLLLLFGVSAYPYLIYSHPLAANSLTIYNAASSTKTLRIMLIIAACGLPLVLAYTTSIYWIFRGKVKLDEHSY, from the coding sequence ATGAATGGGGCTCTTGATCTCAACACCGTGTGGTTTTTTCTGGTGGGCGCACTGTTTGCCGGCTATGCCATACTGGATGGATTTGATCTCGGCGTCGGCGGCTTGCACCTCCTCACCCGCGGCGATGAACATCGCCGCATTCTGATCAACGCCATTGCGCCGATCTGGGACGGCAATGAAGTGTGGTTAGTCACCGGCGGCGGCGCGCTTTTTGCCGCATTTCCAAACGTCTATGCCACCGTTTTTTCAGGATTCTACATCGCCTTTATGTTGCTGCTCTTTTGCCTCATCTTCCGCGCCGTTTCCATCGAATTCCGCAGCAAGCGACCCATGACCTGGTGGCGGACCTTCTGGGACATCAGCTTCAGCGTCAGCAGCCTGCTCGCAGCCCTGCTGATCGGCGTCGCCCTCGGCAACATCGCCTGGGGAATCCCGCTAGACAGCGAGGGCGCCTTTCACGGCTCTTTCTGGAGTCTGCTCCATCCCTACGCCTTGCTGGTGGGCGTGTGCACGGTGGCTCTGTTTCTCATGCACGGTTCGATCTTTCTGATGATGAAAACCGAAGGTCCTCTGCAGGAACAAATACGCTTATGGACCAAACCCACGATCATCGCCTTCATCGGCTGTTACCTGGCGCTCGCGCTGTCCACGTTTCTGATGGTGCCGCATTTAACCGAAGCGTTTCTCAGTCGGCCGCTCCTCTATTTAGTCGCGCTCATCAATCTGCTCGCGATCATCAACATACCACGGGAGATGAAGCGAGGCCGCACCCTGCGCGCCTTCTTCTCAAGCGCAACCGCCCTGTTAACCCTGCTGCTGCTCTTCGGCGTCAGCGCGTATCCGTATTTGATTTATTCCCACCCGCTAGCGGCGAACAGTCTGACGATCTACAACGCCGCTTCTTCGACTAAAACACTGCGGATCATGCTGATCATCGCCGCCTGCGGACTTCCCCTGGTGCTCGCCTATACGACGAGCATCTATTGGATCTTTCGCGGCAAGGTTAAACTGGATGAACACAGTTATTGA